In Mucilaginibacter celer, one DNA window encodes the following:
- a CDS encoding DHA2 family efflux MFS transporter permease subunit produces MAETGFKKWIITITVITASLLELIDTTIVNVALPHIQGNLGATLEDVAWVVTGYAVANVIILPMSGWLGGRFGRKNYFLTSIIVFTIVSFLCGNAHSMNELVLFRIIQGVAGGGLISTAQAILLETWPREQIGTATALFGLGAVVGPTVGPTIGGWIVETFSWPWIFYVNIPVGALAAFCTYTYVRETPKDAKGKPVDWWGIILLAIAVGSLQTVLEKGESEDWFAKTYILVLTITAVLGTILFIWREMSTEHPIVNFGILRHRSFAVGMFTSFILGFGLYGSVFVFPVFCQNLLGFNAQQTGELLFPGGLCTIVMMPFIGKMLNKGIPAQFMATAGMFLFYVFTHMLAGSTLQTGEKDVLIPLLIRGVGMALLFVPLTTLAMADLKGPELGQGSGLNNMMRQLGGSFGIATLTTIIHIRQGVHRSNLLTNINPYNNPFNDRMHMLTQGFMAKGKSMLDATHMAYQAIEGMITRQTLLLTYDDAYWISGLVMLFSIPLLYLQPFKKLKAAADAH; encoded by the coding sequence ATGGCTGAAACTGGCTTTAAAAAGTGGATCATCACCATTACGGTGATCACAGCTTCGTTACTGGAGCTGATCGATACCACTATCGTTAACGTGGCCTTACCGCACATACAAGGGAACCTTGGCGCAACCCTCGAGGATGTGGCCTGGGTGGTTACCGGGTACGCGGTTGCCAACGTAATCATATTGCCCATGTCGGGTTGGCTGGGCGGCCGTTTTGGGCGTAAAAACTATTTCCTCACTTCCATTATCGTATTTACGATAGTATCGTTTTTGTGCGGTAACGCGCATAGTATGAACGAACTGGTATTGTTCAGGATAATACAAGGTGTAGCCGGTGGCGGTTTGATTTCAACCGCACAGGCTATATTGCTCGAAACCTGGCCACGCGAACAAATTGGTACAGCAACCGCCCTGTTTGGTTTAGGAGCGGTAGTTGGCCCTACAGTAGGGCCAACCATTGGCGGTTGGATAGTTGAAACGTTTTCATGGCCCTGGATTTTTTATGTAAACATCCCGGTAGGCGCACTTGCTGCATTTTGTACTTACACCTACGTGCGCGAAACGCCCAAAGATGCCAAAGGTAAACCGGTAGACTGGTGGGGAATTATCCTGCTGGCTATTGCCGTAGGCAGTTTACAAACCGTACTGGAAAAAGGCGAAAGTGAAGATTGGTTTGCAAAAACCTATATCCTGGTGTTAACCATTACCGCGGTATTAGGTACCATATTATTTATATGGAGAGAGATGAGCACCGAGCACCCTATTGTAAATTTTGGCATCCTGCGGCATCGAAGCTTTGCGGTGGGTATGTTTACATCGTTCATTCTTGGCTTTGGTTTATACGGGTCGGTATTCGTGTTTCCGGTGTTCTGTCAGAATTTGTTAGGATTTAACGCCCAGCAAACCGGCGAGCTATTGTTCCCCGGCGGTTTGTGTACCATTGTGATGATGCCGTTTATCGGCAAGATGCTTAATAAAGGCATCCCGGCACAATTTATGGCTACGGCGGGTATGTTTTTGTTTTATGTGTTTACGCACATGCTGGCAGGCTCCACATTACAAACCGGCGAAAAGGATGTATTGATTCCTTTGTTAATCCGTGGTGTGGGTATGGCCTTGTTATTTGTTCCGCTTACTACTTTGGCCATGGCCGATTTGAAAGGGCCTGAACTGGGGCAAGGATCTGGTTTAAATAACATGATGCGCCAGTTGGGCGGTTCGTTTGGTATTGCTACGCTAACTACTATTATCCACATCCGCCAGGGTGTGCACCGTAGTAACCTGCTTACCAACATCAACCCGTATAACAATCCGTTTAACGACAGGATGCATATGCTTACCCAGGGCTTTATGGCCAAAGGTAAATCAATGCTTGATGCTACCCACATGGCGTACCAGGCTATTGAGGGCATGATTACCCGCCAAACATTGTTATTAACTTATGATGATGCTTACTGGATTTCGGGCTTGGTAATGCTGTTTTCCATTCCGCTGCTTTACCTGCAGCCATTCAAAAAGCTAAAGGCAGCTGCCGACGCTCACTAA
- a CDS encoding peroxiredoxin, with amino-acid sequence MLTIGQKFPQFSKTAVVSLEKGKEFETLTSEYLTNDDNVWTVMFWWPKDFTFVCPTEIAEFNKNFGEFRDRETRLIGASTDSEFVHAAWRRDHDDLRDLKFPMLADTSKSLAEDLGILEPTEKIAYRATFIVDPQGIIRWVSVNDLSVGRNVKEVLRVLDGLQTDELCPCNWEKGQETLTV; translated from the coding sequence ATGTTAACGATAGGACAAAAATTCCCCCAATTTTCTAAAACAGCGGTAGTAAGCCTTGAAAAAGGTAAAGAGTTTGAAACCCTTACTTCTGAGTACCTTACCAACGATGATAACGTTTGGACTGTAATGTTCTGGTGGCCAAAAGACTTTACTTTTGTTTGCCCTACCGAAATTGCCGAGTTTAACAAAAACTTTGGCGAATTCCGCGACCGTGAAACCCGCCTGATCGGTGCTTCTACCGATTCTGAGTTTGTTCACGCTGCCTGGAGAAGAGATCACGATGATTTGCGTGATTTGAAATTCCCTATGCTTGCCGATACTTCAAAATCATTAGCTGAAGACCTGGGCATTTTAGAGCCTACCGAAAAAATCGCTTACCGTGCTACTTTCATCGTTGATCCACAAGGTATCATCCGTTGGGTATCTGTTAACGACCTGAGCGTTGGCCGTAACGTGAAAGAAGTATTACGCGTACTTGACGGTTTACAAACCGACGAGCTTTGCCCTTGCAACTGGGAAAAAGGTCAGGAAACTTTAACTGTATAA
- a CDS encoding TetR/AcrR family transcriptional regulator yields the protein MEKDKIDKKDHILDVAEKVFADLGYDGASTRTISGEAGVNMAMLNYYFGSKEGLFLAVFERKINSFRTLLQNIGNDESMTPWDKLSKCIDNYVERIIANNCFQKLINREVSMNKRGDLTDKIIEILMVNVIEIKKIIEEGVTNGQFYHEVDVPLVIATMFGTKNYIVNMPQLSSIIIGHDIREEKFMEEELKPRVKTYMKRLLKAYLVNEHDNSK from the coding sequence ATGGAAAAAGATAAAATAGATAAAAAAGACCATATCCTCGACGTAGCCGAAAAGGTATTCGCGGATCTGGGTTATGACGGGGCCTCCACCCGTACCATATCGGGCGAAGCCGGTGTAAACATGGCTATGCTCAATTACTATTTCGGCTCGAAAGAAGGGCTTTTTCTGGCAGTTTTTGAACGTAAGATCAATTCTTTCCGTACTCTACTCCAAAACATCGGTAATGACGAAAGTATGACTCCATGGGATAAGCTATCGAAATGTATTGACAACTACGTTGAGCGCATCATTGCCAACAACTGCTTTCAAAAGCTAATTAACCGCGAGGTATCTATGAATAAACGCGGCGACCTCACCGATAAGATCATCGAGATATTGATGGTAAACGTTATAGAAATAAAGAAGATCATTGAAGAAGGTGTTACCAACGGGCAGTTTTACCACGAGGTGGATGTGCCTTTGGTAATCGCCACGATGTTCGGCACAAAAAATTATATAGTTAACATGCCGCAGCTATCTTCGATTATCATAGGCCATGATATCCGCGAGGAAAAATTTATGGAAGAAGAACTCAAACCCCGTGTAAAAACATATATGAAACGACTATTAAAAGCTTATTTAGTTAACGAACATGACAACTCCAAATAA
- a CDS encoding carboxymuconolactone decarboxylase family protein, translated as MNESTEVIQEILESIGLDKNYRTASLTLLETGESRYLRDLKLNFTSTLTSAHLTNKECALLGLATAANNNNVPLINFFTKYAKESEATDAEIGEAVGCASLLASNNIFYRFRHFTQKEKYTQIPARIRMQLMMKPVTGKEFFELASLAVSAINGCEMCVNAHEDSLIKLGTTEERIFDAVRIASLVTATGKVIF; from the coding sequence ATGAACGAAAGTACCGAAGTGATCCAGGAGATACTTGAAAGTATCGGATTAGATAAAAACTACCGCACCGCCAGCCTTACCTTATTAGAAACCGGCGAATCACGCTACCTGCGCGATCTGAAACTGAATTTTACCAGCACCCTTACCTCGGCCCATTTAACTAATAAAGAATGTGCCCTGTTAGGTTTGGCCACCGCTGCAAACAATAATAACGTACCGCTTATCAACTTCTTTACCAAATACGCTAAAGAAAGCGAAGCTACCGATGCCGAAATTGGCGAGGCAGTTGGTTGCGCTTCATTATTGGCATCAAACAATATATTTTACCGTTTCAGGCATTTCACCCAAAAGGAGAAATACACGCAAATCCCGGCCCGTATCCGCATGCAGCTGATGATGAAACCTGTTACCGGTAAAGAGTTTTTTGAACTGGCCAGCCTTGCCGTATCGGCAATTAATGGTTGCGAGATGTGCGTGAACGCCCACGAAGATTCGCTGATTAAATTAGGCACTACCGAAGAGCGTATTTTTGATGCAGTACGCATCGCATCATTGGTTACAGCAACCGGAAAAGTTATATTTTAA
- a CDS encoding TolC family protein, which yields MTTPNNKTNHLKLLKQVLRPVLRGGIALIVLSLPFAAAAQDRTITLDEAIKLGLENSKTLKLSNSKVEQAISQYNQAKDEALPTGKVSYGYNRAQIPANRLALGESSFNLPSHADAYLGILTLNQTIFGGNKLKYARQSTDLLTQVARLDVDNNKDEVVYDIINSYYNLYKVLQSKKVVAQNLSTVDAQIKQAQRFFDQGLVTKNDVLRFQLQRSNIEVNGVDLETNRRIINYNLNVLLGLPEGTQLNIEQITEADRQVAPLASYLDTAMAARPEFKQFALRSRVAAINTKSIKANELPTVGASAAAYYVDVSANPIPKSGNFITPISVGLTASWNFSSMWTNKNKVKEAKLEEQQVEINKNITTDRIKDEVNQSYQNYTQALEKVKLLQTAIDQAGENNKILESKYKSNIASATDRADAETLLYQAQINLELAKADAGLAYYTLLKSTGKINK from the coding sequence ATGACAACTCCAAATAACAAAACCAACCACCTTAAACTATTAAAGCAGGTATTGCGGCCCGTTTTACGCGGCGGCATCGCCCTCATAGTATTAAGCCTGCCTTTTGCAGCTGCCGCTCAAGACAGGACTATTACGCTGGATGAGGCCATTAAACTCGGCCTTGAAAACAGCAAAACCTTAAAACTCTCCAACTCGAAAGTTGAACAGGCTATCTCTCAATACAACCAGGCTAAAGACGAAGCGCTGCCAACCGGTAAGGTAAGCTACGGTTACAACCGTGCCCAGATCCCTGCCAACAGGCTGGCCCTTGGCGAATCGAGCTTTAACCTGCCATCGCATGCTGATGCCTATCTTGGTATCCTTACCTTAAACCAAACCATTTTTGGCGGTAACAAACTGAAATACGCCCGCCAATCAACCGATCTGCTTACCCAGGTTGCCCGTTTAGATGTGGATAATAATAAAGATGAGGTAGTTTATGATATCATCAACTCGTACTACAACCTTTATAAGGTATTGCAAAGCAAAAAAGTAGTAGCACAAAACTTAAGCACGGTTGACGCGCAGATTAAACAGGCCCAACGCTTTTTTGATCAGGGTTTGGTAACCAAAAACGATGTACTTCGTTTCCAGTTGCAGCGCTCAAACATCGAGGTTAATGGTGTTGATTTGGAAACCAACCGCCGTATCATCAATTACAACCTTAACGTATTGTTAGGTTTGCCGGAAGGTACCCAGTTAAACATCGAGCAGATCACCGAAGCCGACAGACAGGTTGCCCCATTGGCATCATACCTTGATACCGCCATGGCTGCCCGCCCCGAGTTTAAACAATTTGCTTTGCGCAGTCGTGTTGCCGCAATCAATACCAAAAGCATTAAAGCTAACGAGTTGCCTACGGTAGGTGCATCGGCCGCCGCTTACTACGTTGATGTGAGCGCCAACCCTATCCCTAAAAGCGGTAACTTTATTACCCCAATATCGGTAGGCTTAACCGCGTCGTGGAACTTCAGTTCGATGTGGACTAACAAAAACAAGGTAAAAGAAGCTAAACTGGAAGAGCAACAGGTTGAGATTAACAAAAACATCACTACCGATAGGATTAAAGACGAGGTAAACCAAAGCTACCAAAACTATACCCAGGCGCTTGAAAAAGTTAAACTTTTACAAACCGCTATCGATCAGGCTGGTGAAAACAATAAGATCCTCGAATCGAAATACAAAAGCAATATCGCATCTGCTACAGACCGTGCCGATGCCGAAACCTTGCTTTACCAGGCACAGATCAACTTAGAACTGGCTAAAGCCGATGCTGGTTTGGCTTACTATACTTTATTAAAATCAACAGGAAAAATTAACAAATAA
- a CDS encoding HlyD family secretion protein, whose product MAKEQETPEQPKKKSKVIPIILGIVLIGGVIFGIKEYIYFSKHVDTDDAQIDGDISPVVARVGGYVDSIYFEENTHVNAGAPLVKIDDHDYRIKLEQAQAAQVGASAGIGVNQSQIFANQASSAGAKAQVASNLARLEKTQKDYDRYANLVKDGSVTQQQFDQAKADLDVAKANYKASQDQYKAAVEQIGTTRSQLKVTNTGVSQKQVDIDYAKLQLSYTTVKSPASGIASKKNVQLGQLVQAGQTLFSIVNDNSLYITANYKETQLTNIKNGLKVEIEVDAYPDMKLEGSVYNFSPATGAKFSLLPPDNATGNFVKVVQRVPVKIKITGSKEDLAKLRPGMSVNVSVIKE is encoded by the coding sequence ATGGCAAAGGAACAAGAAACACCGGAACAACCGAAAAAGAAAAGCAAAGTTATCCCAATCATATTAGGTATAGTACTTATTGGCGGCGTAATTTTCGGTATAAAAGAATACATCTACTTCAGCAAACACGTTGATACAGATGATGCCCAGATTGACGGCGACATCAGCCCTGTGGTTGCCCGCGTTGGCGGATATGTAGATTCGATCTATTTTGAAGAAAACACCCACGTAAACGCAGGTGCACCATTGGTTAAAATAGATGATCACGATTACAGAATAAAATTAGAACAGGCTCAGGCCGCACAAGTTGGTGCAAGTGCCGGCATTGGCGTAAACCAATCACAGATTTTCGCTAACCAGGCAAGTTCTGCAGGCGCGAAAGCACAGGTTGCATCAAACCTCGCCCGTTTGGAGAAAACTCAAAAAGATTACGACCGTTATGCCAACCTTGTAAAAGACGGATCAGTAACCCAACAACAATTTGATCAGGCCAAAGCCGATTTAGATGTTGCAAAAGCTAACTACAAAGCATCACAAGACCAATACAAGGCAGCGGTTGAACAAATTGGCACAACCCGTAGCCAGTTAAAGGTAACCAACACCGGCGTATCGCAAAAGCAGGTTGACATTGATTATGCTAAACTTCAGTTAAGCTACACTACCGTTAAATCGCCTGCAAGCGGTATCGCTTCTAAAAAGAACGTACAGTTAGGTCAGCTGGTTCAGGCTGGTCAAACATTGTTCTCAATTGTAAATGATAACAGCCTGTACATTACAGCCAACTACAAAGAAACCCAGTTAACCAACATTAAAAACGGTTTAAAAGTTGAAATTGAGGTTGATGCTTACCCTGATATGAAACTGGAAGGTTCAGTTTACAATTTCTCGCCTGCTACAGGTGCTAAATTCTCGCTGTTACCTCCGGATAATGCTACCGGTAACTTCGTGAAAGTGGTACAACGTGTGCCTGTAAAAATCAAAATCACAGGCAGCAAAGAGGATCTTGCAAAATTACGCCCAGGTATGAGCGTAAATGTATCTGTAATTAAAGAATAA
- a CDS encoding PIG-L family deacetylase, whose protein sequence is MKRIHLIVLLLSTVVFSKAQTNPPTDIGSIQQNFKKLDVLGSVLYVAAHPDDENTRLLAYLAQEKHYRTGYLSLTRGDGGQNLIGNEQSELLGLIRTQELLAARRIDGAEQFFTRANDFGFSKGPEETLKIWDKEKVLGDVVWVIRKFRPDVIICRFPTTGEGGHGHHTSSAILAQEAFSAAADPNRYPEQLKYVKPWQAKRLLWNTFNFGNTNTTAADQFKINVGIYNPVLGKAYGEIAAESRSNHKSQGFGSAKQRGESFEFFKTILGDAPQNDLMDGVNTTWKRVKDGDAVEATLGVIAKSFNAETPEKSVPALIQLLGKVEKISDTYWREQKVKDLSNFIAACSGLWFEAYATEATYALGDKINIRAQAINRFSNRVKINSITSEDNTITLDSKVLPENELQSFDSGITASRLTQPYWLAQPHPIGIYTLPDNTLAGNPENPDLPKVTFQFIIEGKPINIDRRLIYKFVDPVRGEVYQPIEITPPVTANIEGKDYIFSAQQPQTVLVNLKSFTKASGSISFKAVSGWKISPEKIDFTGKDKNDEWSVAFTITPTDAKPKTAELEAVVNANGKPFSLSLRRIRYDHVPAITLFPPAQTKLVYLDLKTTGKKIGYIAGAGDQMPEALRQVGYDVHMLSENEVMNGDLSGYDAIVTGVRAYNVSERLAYEQPKLLEYVKNGGNLVVQYNNNNGIVVKQIGPYPFTVVNRRVTDENAAVTILDKENPVLNYPNKITSDDFSGWIQERGLYFVTNIDPQYKTIFQMNDKGEEPLNGSLIVGDYGKGRFVYTSLAFFRELPAGVPGAYRLFVNLLSRPKN, encoded by the coding sequence ATGAAGCGGATCCACCTCATTGTATTACTTTTATCAACAGTAGTTTTTTCAAAAGCCCAAACCAACCCGCCAACAGATATTGGCAGCATTCAGCAAAATTTTAAAAAGCTTGACGTGCTGGGCAGTGTACTATATGTAGCCGCCCATCCCGATGATGAAAACACCCGTTTGCTGGCTTACCTGGCGCAGGAAAAACATTACCGCACAGGTTACCTGTCGCTTACCCGCGGCGATGGCGGCCAAAACCTGATAGGCAATGAGCAAAGCGAGCTTTTAGGTTTGATCCGTACACAAGAACTATTAGCCGCGCGCCGTATTGACGGCGCCGAGCAGTTTTTTACGCGCGCTAACGATTTCGGCTTCTCGAAAGGGCCGGAGGAGACGCTAAAGATCTGGGATAAAGAAAAAGTATTGGGCGATGTAGTATGGGTGATCCGCAAGTTCAGGCCCGATGTTATCATTTGCCGTTTCCCTACTACGGGCGAGGGCGGGCATGGTCACCACACCTCATCGGCTATATTGGCGCAGGAAGCATTCAGCGCTGCTGCCGATCCAAATCGTTACCCCGAGCAATTAAAATATGTAAAACCATGGCAGGCCAAACGCCTGTTGTGGAATACTTTTAACTTCGGCAACACCAACACAACCGCTGCCGACCAGTTTAAAATAAACGTTGGTATTTATAACCCGGTGCTTGGCAAAGCCTACGGCGAAATAGCAGCCGAAAGCCGTAGCAACCATAAATCGCAGGGCTTCGGTTCGGCTAAGCAACGCGGCGAATCGTTCGAGTTTTTTAAAACTATTTTAGGTGATGCGCCTCAAAACGATTTGATGGATGGGGTTAACACCACCTGGAAAAGGGTAAAAGATGGCGATGCCGTTGAAGCTACCTTGGGAGTTATCGCTAAAAGTTTCAATGCCGAAACTCCCGAAAAATCGGTACCGGCCTTAATCCAGTTGCTGGGCAAGGTGGAGAAAATATCAGATACTTACTGGCGCGAGCAAAAAGTTAAAGACCTGAGCAATTTTATAGCTGCGTGCAGTGGTTTATGGTTCGAGGCTTACGCAACCGAAGCTACCTATGCTTTGGGCGATAAAATCAATATCCGCGCGCAGGCTATTAACAGGTTTAGTAACAGGGTAAAGATCAATAGCATCACAAGTGAGGATAATACGATTACATTAGATAGCAAAGTGCTGCCCGAGAACGAACTGCAGTCTTTTGATTCAGGCATTACCGCTTCACGCTTAACACAACCTTACTGGCTGGCTCAGCCGCACCCGATAGGTATTTATACCCTGCCGGATAATACGCTTGCAGGCAACCCCGAAAACCCCGACCTGCCAAAAGTTACCTTCCAGTTTATTATTGAGGGTAAACCCATCAATATCGATCGGAGGCTGATATATAAATTTGTCGATCCTGTACGAGGGGAAGTTTATCAACCTATAGAAATTACGCCACCGGTAACTGCAAATATTGAGGGCAAGGATTATATTTTCAGTGCGCAGCAGCCGCAAACGGTGTTGGTTAACCTGAAAAGTTTTACCAAAGCAAGCGGCAGTATTAGCTTTAAAGCGGTAAGCGGATGGAAGATAAGTCCGGAAAAAATTGATTTTACCGGTAAAGATAAAAATGACGAATGGTCGGTAGCGTTTACCATTACGCCAACCGATGCGAAACCTAAAACCGCCGAACTGGAAGCTGTGGTAAATGCCAACGGTAAACCGTTTTCGCTAAGTCTGCGCCGTATCAGGTATGATCACGTACCTGCAATCACCCTATTCCCGCCCGCGCAAACCAAACTGGTGTACCTCGACCTGAAAACCACCGGCAAAAAAATAGGCTACATAGCCGGTGCCGGCGACCAGATGCCCGAAGCTCTGCGCCAGGTTGGCTATGATGTGCATATGCTAAGCGAAAACGAGGTAATGAACGGCGATCTATCGGGTTATGATGCCATTGTAACCGGCGTACGTGCCTACAACGTAAGCGAACGTCTTGCTTATGAACAGCCCAAATTACTTGAGTACGTAAAAAATGGCGGTAATCTGGTGGTTCAATACAATAACAACAATGGTATTGTTGTAAAACAAATAGGCCCGTATCCTTTCACTGTTGTGAACAGGAGGGTAACCGATGAAAATGCAGCGGTTACTATTTTGGATAAAGAAAACCCGGTACTCAACTATCCCAACAAAATAACCAGCGATGATTTTAGCGGCTGGATCCAGGAGCGGGGGCTATACTTTGTAACTAATATCGATCCGCAGTACAAAACCATTTTCCAGATGAATGATAAAGGTGAAGAGCCATTGAATGGATCGCTGATAGTTGGTGATTATGGTAAAGGGAGGTTTGTTTATACTTCGCTGGCATTTTTCAGGGAGCTGCCTGCTGGTGTGCCTGGGGCTTACAGGTTGTTTGTTAACTTGTTGAGCAGGCCGAAAAATTAA